A genomic window from Luteolibacter sp. LG18 includes:
- a CDS encoding RNA-binding protein gives MKMYVGNLPFDTNESDLRTVFGEYGQVTDVHLPIDRETNRPRGFAFVTMDSKEAMEAAIKALDGQDFHGRNLRINEAQPREERGGGGGYGGGGGGGYKGGGGGGYRGGGGGGGYKGGGGGGYKGGGGNRY, from the coding sequence ATGAAAATGTACGTGGGGAATCTCCCCTTTGACACGAACGAGAGCGATCTGCGCACCGTCTTCGGCGAATATGGCCAGGTGACCGACGTTCATCTCCCGATCGACCGCGAAACCAACCGCCCGCGTGGCTTTGCGTTCGTGACCATGGATTCCAAGGAAGCCATGGAAGCCGCGATCAAAGCCCTCGACGGCCAGGATTTCCACGGCCGCAATCTCCGTATCAACGAAGCCCAGCCGCGTGAAGAACGCGGTGGTGGCGGCGGCTACGGCGGCGGTGGTGGCGGCGGCTACAAGGGCGGCGGCGGTGGCGGCTACCGTGGTGGTGGCGGCGGCGGTGGCTACAAGGGTGGCGGCGGTGGCGGCTACAAGGGTGGTGGCGGCAATCGCTACTAA